One window of the Dreissena polymorpha isolate Duluth1 chromosome 5, UMN_Dpol_1.0, whole genome shotgun sequence genome contains the following:
- the LOC127880870 gene encoding ribonuclease Oy-like, producing the protein MKYEKCVFCTSSRMDHYALLLLVALFPLVCSRWTEEYDHFTFAQSWPPGVCAVAPREHHTCHVDKQVTTWTIHGLWPTQGSEIGPHDCNSSMEFDFSKIASLQKDLLTFWPNLYTDTELESFWSHEWTKHGTCAQDLPETTGEYNYFSKGLEMNHKYDMLKMLSDGGVTPSPTEQYSYKQFMAAVKQSTGFDPNIVCSFIELDNGTDFHLVSEIEICLSKTDFTPVACPGSENSSKGGNQSGSYKTIKSRSKCHQHFNYPPIQYVFNRKTGMFELPNDLVGR; encoded by the exons ATGAAATATGAAAAATGTGTCTTCTGTACGAG TTCAAGAATGGATCACTATGCACTGCTGCTTCTGGTTGCGTTGTTTCCACTTGTCTGCTCCAG GTGGACTGAAGAATATGATCATTTCACATTCGCCCAGTCCTGGCCACCTGGTGTGTGTGCCGTTGCCCCGAGAGAA CACCACACATGTCATGTGGACAAACAAGTGACCACCTGGACAATCCATGGACTCTG GCCCACACAAGGCTCAGAGATTGGCCCCCATGACTGCAATTCTTCCATGGAATTTGACTTCAGCAAAATAGCT AGCCTTCAGAAGGACCTCTTGACCTTCTGGCCAAACCTCTACACTGATACAGAGCTGGAAAGCTTCTG GTCCCATGAGTGGACCAAACACGGCACATGTGCCCAGGATCTGCCCGAAACTACTGGAGAGTATAACTACTTCAGCAAGGGGCTGGAAATGAACCACAAATACGACATGCTCAA AATGCTTAGTGATGGAGGTGTGACCCCAAGCCCTACTGAACAGTACAGT TACAAACAGTTCATGGCAGCAGTGAAGCAGTCGACTGGCTTTGATCCTAATATAGTATGCTCCTTCATCGAACTG GACAACGGTACTGATTTTCACTTAGTTAGTGAAATAGAGATCTGCCTGAGTAAGACCGATTTCACACCAGTTGCCTGTCCGGGCTCCGAAAACTCTAGTAAGGGAGGAAACCAGTCTGGCTCATACAAGACCATCAAGTCCCGGTCGAAATGCCACCAGCACTTCAACTACCCACCGATACAGTATGTTTTCAACCGGAAGACTGGCATGTTTGAACTGCCAAATGACTTGGTCGGCCGATAA
- the LOC127880872 gene encoding ribonuclease Oy-like isoform X2 has translation MMWILVTWLPTVVASVGTSEYDHFTFAQSWPPGVCALAGEVHSCQVDRNITTWTIHGLWPTNGSHEGPYHCSEEPFDENQIASLKNELLIYWPNLFKDTEADRLWDHEWTKHGVCAKDVPATNGEYNYFSKGLELNRKYPLLQILEVAGITPNKTTYYTIGQVHDAVKNTTGFYV, from the exons ATGATGTGGATACTGGTTACATGGCTGCCGACAGTCGTTGCTAG TGTCGGGACTTCTGAATATGATCACTTTACATTCGCACAGTCTTGGCCACCCGGCGTTTGTGCTTTAGCAGGCGAG GTTCATAGCTGCCAAGTGGACAGAAACATCACCACGTGGACCATACATGGACTCTG GCCTACGAACGGTAGCCATGAGGGTCCTTATCACTGCAGCGAAGAGCCATTCGATGAGAACCAAATTGCC AGTCTTAAAAACGAACTTTTGATCTACTGGCCCAATCTGTTTAAAGATACGGAAGCAGACCGGTTGTG GGACCATGAATGGACGAAACACGGTGTTTGTGCCAAGGACGTTCCTGCCACAAATGGAGAATACAATTACTTTAGCAAGGGGCTTGAACTCAACAGGAAGTATCCCCTGCTCCA GATCCTGGAAGTTGCAGGCATAACACCAAATAAGACGACTTATTACACC ATTGGTCAAGTGCATGACGCAGTGAAGAACACCA CTGGATTTTATGTGTAA
- the LOC127880872 gene encoding ribonuclease Oy-like isoform X1 has product MMWILVTWLPTVVASVGTSEYDHFTFAQSWPPGVCALAGEVHSCQVDRNITTWTIHGLWPTNGSHEGPYHCSEEPFDENQIASLKNELLIYWPNLFKDTEADRLWDHEWTKHGVCAKDVPATNGEYNYFSKGLELNRKYPLLQILEVAGITPNKTTYYTIGQVHDAVKNTTGVEAVFMCYCVRKRRMHPEKRYILTEIQICLDKTKFTPVACPNVQI; this is encoded by the exons ATGATGTGGATACTGGTTACATGGCTGCCGACAGTCGTTGCTAG TGTCGGGACTTCTGAATATGATCACTTTACATTCGCACAGTCTTGGCCACCCGGCGTTTGTGCTTTAGCAGGCGAG GTTCATAGCTGCCAAGTGGACAGAAACATCACCACGTGGACCATACATGGACTCTG GCCTACGAACGGTAGCCATGAGGGTCCTTATCACTGCAGCGAAGAGCCATTCGATGAGAACCAAATTGCC AGTCTTAAAAACGAACTTTTGATCTACTGGCCCAATCTGTTTAAAGATACGGAAGCAGACCGGTTGTG GGACCATGAATGGACGAAACACGGTGTTTGTGCCAAGGACGTTCCTGCCACAAATGGAGAATACAATTACTTTAGCAAGGGGCTTGAACTCAACAGGAAGTATCCCCTGCTCCA GATCCTGGAAGTTGCAGGCATAACACCAAATAAGACGACTTATTACACC ATTGGTCAAGTGCATGACGCAGTGAAGAACACCACTGGGGTTGAGGCTGTCTTTATGTGCTATTGCGTTAGAAAG AGACGCATGCACCCAGAAAAACGTTATATCCTGACCGAGATTCAGATCTGCCTCGATAAAACGAAGTTCACTCCAGTTGCTTGTCCTAACGTACAAATTTAA